One genomic window of uncultured delta proteobacterium includes the following:
- a CDS encoding hypothetical protein (Evidence 5 : No homology to any previously reported sequences) codes for MNREKAARTMEDVVRSYRRQLDADAGEPFTNMGNMMKIGLESIWSMVSGTESDKHAISMFKSYADNFEEALQDDDRFLAERALEDLERSIQAFRVKSDSVN; via the coding sequence ATGAACAGAGAAAAAGCGGCCCGTACTATGGAGGATGTTGTCCGTTCCTACCGGCGGCAGCTGGACGCGGATGCAGGCGAGCCGTTCACGAACATGGGCAACATGATGAAGATAGGGCTTGAATCGATATGGAGCATGGTCTCCGGGACCGAATCGGACAAGCACGCCATCAGCATGTTCAAAAGCTACGCGGACAATTTTGAGGAAGCGCTGCAAGACGACGACCGGTTCCTTGCCGAAAGGGCGTTGGAAGATCTTGAACGATCGATCCAAGCGTTCCGCGTCAAGTCCGATTCTGTCAACTAG
- a CDS encoding Transcriptional regulator, XRE family — protein MVEKSQMYKEIAPRLFGLRESLGLTHAELAQKVGADPELVANYEKGDREIPVSYLMDVSHACGVNLTELLSGDEAHLHRYTVVRDGEGLSVTRRKDYDYKNLASRFTDRLMEPFLVKVPSKDRSEVTCISHKGQEFSYILEGRLEIHLGEEILVLEPGDSIFFSSTIPHGLRGLDGKQAVFVSVII, from the coding sequence ATGGTTGAAAAAAGTCAGATGTACAAGGAAATAGCGCCGCGTCTTTTCGGCCTGCGGGAGAGCCTTGGCTTGACCCATGCCGAGCTCGCCCAAAAGGTCGGCGCCGACCCCGAGCTTGTGGCGAACTACGAGAAAGGCGACCGGGAAATACCCGTGAGCTACCTCATGGACGTGAGCCACGCCTGCGGCGTCAATTTGACGGAACTGCTGTCCGGGGACGAGGCGCATTTGCACCGCTACACGGTCGTCCGCGACGGCGAAGGGCTTTCCGTCACGCGGCGCAAGGATTACGATTACAAGAACCTGGCCTCCCGGTTCACGGACAGGCTGATGGAACCGTTCCTCGTGAAAGTTCCCTCCAAGGACCGGAGCGAGGTCACCTGCATCTCGCACAAGGGGCAGGAATTTTCCTACATACTTGAGGGCAGGCTGGAGATCCACCTCGGCGAGGAGATCCTTGTGCTCGAGCCGGGCGACTCCATCTTTTTCAGTTCCACCATCCCCCACGGGCTGCGGGGGCTTGACGGCAAGCAAGCGGTGTTTGTGAGCGTGATTATTTAG
- the yebC gene encoding conserved hypothetical protein (Evidence 4 : Homologs of previously reported genes of unknown function), translating into MAGHSKWKTTKYRKGAQDAKRGKAFTKAAKEIIIAAKGGGDPSYNARLRTAIAAAKAVNLPKDRIDSAIRKGTGEEAGGDLFEIMYEGYGPNGIAVLVETATDNRNRTVAEIRHIFMKAGGSMGESGCVAWMFDRKGVIAFDKAKYTEDQLMEIGLEAGAEDISDEGDTWEVHTAFEDFNAVQQAFEAAGFEPSEVTVSMIPKTSIEVDATVGRKIMNLVENLEDNDDVQNVYANFDMSDEVLAELEG; encoded by the coding sequence ATGGCTGGACATAGTAAATGGAAAACCACCAAGTACCGTAAAGGCGCTCAGGATGCCAAGCGCGGCAAAGCCTTCACCAAGGCGGCCAAGGAAATCATCATCGCGGCCAAGGGCGGGGGCGATCCCAGCTACAACGCCCGGTTGCGCACGGCCATTGCAGCGGCCAAGGCCGTGAACCTGCCCAAGGACAGAATCGATTCCGCCATCCGCAAGGGCACTGGCGAGGAAGCGGGCGGCGATCTGTTCGAAATCATGTACGAAGGCTACGGGCCAAACGGTATCGCTGTACTGGTGGAAACCGCCACGGACAACAGAAACCGCACGGTTGCCGAAATCCGGCATATTTTCATGAAGGCCGGCGGGTCCATGGGCGAATCCGGCTGCGTGGCCTGGATGTTCGACAGAAAAGGCGTGATCGCGTTCGACAAGGCCAAATACACCGAGGACCAGCTGATGGAAATCGGCCTGGAAGCCGGAGCCGAGGATATCAGCGACGAGGGCGACACCTGGGAAGTGCACACGGCCTTTGAAGATTTCAACGCCGTGCAGCAGGCGTTTGAAGCCGCCGGGTTCGAGCCGTCGGAAGTCACCGTGTCCATGATCCCCAAAACCTCCATTGAAGTGGATGCCACTGTCGGCCGCAAGATCATGAACCTTGTGGAAAACCTTGAGGACAACGACGACGTGCAGAACGTCTACGCCAACTTCGACATGAGCGACGAGGTCCTGGCCGAGCTGGAAGGCTGA
- the Acsm gene encoding Acyl-coenzyme A synthetase ACSM3, mitochondrial: MKKFTAASYEEFCQKFTLEVPENYNFAFDVLDAMAEETPDKLCIRHVSDDFSVRDQSFREVADASSQVAAALAAKGIGKGDRVMLILYRRLEWWHVLLGLHKLGAVAIPAPAQLTVKDIVFRCNKAKTKAVIVDYTVTDRVEAARADCPDLDLCVQVGPAPMPKGWTDYGTMLAEAPARFPRPAEADKLACGKDPMLIFFSSGTTGMPKMVLHTHEYPLGHLFTGMYWHDLEETDIHLTVADTGWGKAVWGKSYGQWMAGAAVFIYDYRGKFTPSALLKVIADNGVTTFCAPPTIYRFLVREDLTQYDLSKLRHCTTAGELLNESVFHAWKAVTGLTIYEGFGQTETTLQLATLPCMEAKAGSIGKPVPGWDVRVINEQDEVCAPGDEGEICVRLSHDVPCSLFVEYLDEPELTAKAMHDGWYHTGDKAWVDEEGYFWFLGRVDDLIKTSGYRVGPFEVESALVSHDAVVEAAVTGVPDPVRGQVVKATVVLRPGLAPSDALTKELQEHVKTVTAPYKYPRVVEYVAELPKTISGKIKRAEIRSRDESMRDDGEKSSAAAGLVAQA, translated from the coding sequence ATGAAAAAGTTTACCGCCGCGAGTTATGAGGAATTCTGTCAGAAGTTTACCCTGGAAGTGCCCGAGAATTACAACTTCGCCTTCGACGTGCTTGACGCCATGGCCGAAGAAACGCCGGACAAGCTCTGCATCCGCCACGTCAGCGACGATTTCTCCGTGCGCGACCAGAGCTTCCGCGAGGTGGCCGACGCTTCCAGCCAGGTTGCCGCGGCGCTTGCCGCCAAGGGCATAGGCAAGGGCGACAGGGTCATGCTCATCCTCTACCGCCGCCTGGAATGGTGGCATGTGCTGCTCGGCCTGCACAAGCTCGGGGCCGTGGCCATACCCGCTCCGGCGCAGCTGACGGTCAAGGATATCGTGTTCCGCTGCAACAAGGCCAAAACCAAGGCCGTCATCGTTGACTACACGGTGACGGACAGGGTGGAAGCCGCCCGCGCGGACTGCCCGGATCTTGACCTCTGCGTGCAGGTCGGTCCCGCGCCCATGCCCAAGGGCTGGACGGATTACGGCACCATGCTCGCCGAGGCCCCGGCCCGTTTCCCCAGGCCGGCGGAAGCGGACAAGCTGGCCTGCGGCAAGGACCCCATGCTGATCTTTTTCTCCTCCGGCACCACGGGCATGCCCAAGATGGTCCTGCACACCCATGAGTACCCGCTGGGGCACCTGTTCACGGGCATGTACTGGCACGACCTGGAAGAGACCGATATTCATCTTACCGTGGCCGACACCGGCTGGGGCAAGGCCGTCTGGGGTAAGTCTTACGGGCAGTGGATGGCGGGCGCGGCCGTGTTCATCTATGACTATCGCGGCAAGTTTACCCCGTCGGCATTGCTCAAAGTCATAGCGGACAACGGCGTGACGACCTTTTGCGCTCCCCCGACCATCTACCGGTTCCTGGTCCGGGAAGACCTCACCCAGTATGATCTCTCCAAGCTCCGCCATTGCACCACCGCCGGAGAACTGCTCAACGAGAGCGTGTTCCACGCCTGGAAGGCCGTAACCGGCTTGACGATTTATGAAGGCTTCGGCCAGACGGAAACCACGCTGCAACTCGCGACCTTGCCGTGCATGGAAGCGAAGGCCGGTTCCATCGGCAAGCCCGTGCCGGGCTGGGACGTGCGGGTCATCAACGAGCAGGACGAAGTGTGCGCCCCCGGCGACGAGGGCGAAATATGCGTCCGTCTGAGCCACGACGTGCCGTGCAGCCTTTTTGTCGAATACCTGGACGAGCCGGAACTGACGGCGAAAGCCATGCACGACGGCTGGTACCATACCGGCGACAAGGCCTGGGTGGATGAGGAAGGGTACTTCTGGTTCCTCGGCCGGGTTGACGACCTTATCAAGACCTCCGGCTACCGGGTGGGACCTTTTGAGGTGGAAAGCGCCCTCGTCTCCCATGACGCGGTTGTGGAAGCCGCCGTCACCGGCGTGCCCGACCCCGTGCGCGGCCAGGTGGTCAAGGCCACGGTCGTGCTGCGGCCCGGCCTCGCGCCGTCGGATGCCCTGACGAAGGAATTGCAGGAACACGTCAAAACCGTGACTGCCCCGTACAAGTATCCGCGTGTCGTGGAATATGTGGCCGAGTTGCCCAAAACGATCAGCGGCAAGATCAAACGGGCGGAAATCCGTTCCCGCGACGAAAGTATGCGGGATGACGGGGAAAAGTCTTCCGCGGCCGCCGGTCTTGTGGCCCAGGCTTAG
- the ruvA gene encoding Holliday junction ATP-dependent DNA helicase RuvA: MIAYVEGRLAEVMEDACLLVTSGGVGYEIAMPGHFLSRLPGRGEQVFCYTVTVVREDALELYGFATWDERQTFITLTSISRIGAKTALSILTVFRPDDLRELVAGDDVASLTRVPGIGKKTAQQLFLELKYKLKMDTAVILPAMALGAAGSVARDGVAGLVNLGYAEEEAARVVKTILKDEPDLDVSALLRAALKALGKGRT, from the coding sequence ATGATCGCGTATGTTGAAGGGCGGCTTGCGGAAGTGATGGAAGACGCCTGCCTGCTGGTTACCAGCGGCGGGGTCGGGTACGAGATCGCCATGCCGGGGCATTTTTTGTCCCGCCTTCCCGGCCGGGGTGAGCAGGTTTTCTGCTACACGGTGACGGTCGTGCGCGAGGACGCGTTGGAACTGTACGGCTTTGCGACGTGGGACGAGCGGCAGACCTTCATCACGCTCACCAGCATATCGCGCATCGGGGCCAAGACGGCTTTGTCCATTCTGACGGTGTTCCGGCCGGACGACTTGCGCGAGCTGGTGGCCGGGGATGACGTGGCCTCGCTGACGCGTGTGCCGGGCATCGGCAAGAAGACCGCGCAGCAGCTGTTCCTGGAACTGAAATACAAACTGAAGATGGACACGGCCGTCATATTGCCGGCCATGGCGCTGGGAGCCGCCGGGTCCGTGGCCCGCGACGGTGTGGCGGGCCTGGTCAATTTGGGATATGCGGAAGAAGAAGCGGCCCGCGTGGTCAAGACCATCCTCAAGGACGAGCCGGATCTGGACGTGAGCGCCTTGTTGCGGGCGGCGCTCAAAGCTTTGGGTAAAGGCAGAACATGA
- a CDS encoding exported hypothetical protein (Evidence 5 : No homology to any previously reported sequences) — protein sequence MIRKTVYGLAPVFFFLLFTASSPAYAADGAGALSTPVSVEDLNPILSKSVKYELSRVDGLNTPDIRVASNEGTVTLMGRVGSNELRAEAERIARDVPGVRRVINNLWVHDSLRDTALPFGG from the coding sequence ATGATACGCAAAACAGTGTATGGTTTGGCGCCGGTCTTTTTTTTCCTTTTGTTCACGGCGAGTTCCCCGGCATACGCGGCGGACGGCGCCGGCGCCCTCTCCACGCCGGTAAGCGTCGAGGATTTGAACCCCATCTTGAGCAAGTCCGTCAAATATGAGCTCAGCCGGGTGGACGGCCTGAATACGCCTGATATCCGGGTCGCCAGCAACGAAGGAACCGTCACCCTGATGGGCAGGGTCGGGAGCAACGAGTTGCGCGCCGAGGCGGAACGCATCGCGCGCGACGTTCCCGGCGTGCGGCGTGTCATCAACAACCTCTGGGTGCATGACAGCCTGCGCGACACGGCATTGCCCTTCGGCGGCTGA
- the thyX gene encoding Thymidylate synthase ThyX yields the protein MPETTMRVELLAHTPDPLALIYAAFRQCYHAGFVADMWPKLLAGEISFAKQGEFVESVMESGHVSPIEHVSFTFAVSGVSRALTHQLVRHRMASYSQQSQRYVDGSAFEHILPPAIAGNEAAKMRFLACMDEIGNAYRDIKAILEASGRTGSTANEDARFVLPQAAASRIVVSMNCRSLLNFFEHRCCTRAQWEIRAMADRMLALCREALPVVFRHAGARCERLGFCPEGEKFTCGRYPLPDK from the coding sequence ATGCCTGAGACGACGATGCGGGTGGAGCTTCTTGCGCACACCCCGGACCCTTTGGCGCTGATTTACGCGGCTTTCCGGCAGTGTTACCACGCGGGATTTGTCGCCGACATGTGGCCGAAACTCCTGGCAGGGGAGATTTCCTTCGCCAAACAGGGCGAATTTGTGGAATCCGTGATGGAATCGGGCCATGTGAGCCCGATCGAGCATGTGAGCTTCACTTTCGCCGTTTCCGGCGTTTCGCGGGCGCTGACGCACCAACTCGTGCGGCACCGCATGGCGTCGTATTCCCAGCAGAGCCAGCGGTACGTGGACGGCAGCGCCTTCGAGCACATTCTGCCGCCGGCCATCGCCGGGAACGAGGCCGCGAAAATGCGTTTTCTCGCCTGCATGGATGAAATCGGCAACGCATACCGCGACATCAAAGCCATTTTGGAGGCGTCGGGCAGGACCGGGTCCACCGCGAACGAGGACGCCCGCTTCGTTCTGCCCCAGGCGGCGGCCAGCCGGATTGTGGTTTCCATGAACTGCCGGAGCCTTCTGAATTTCTTCGAACACCGCTGCTGCACGCGCGCGCAGTGGGAAATCCGGGCCATGGCGGATAGAATGCTTGCCCTGTGCCGCGAGGCGCTGCCCGTTGTGTTCCGGCATGCGGGAGCGCGGTGCGAACGGCTCGGATTTTGCCCCGAGGGGGAAAAATTCACGTGTGGAAGATACCCCTTACCGGATAAATAA
- the rlmE gene encoding Ribosomal RNA large subunit methyltransferase E, with amino-acid sequence MKKYRDYFFLKAKRENYPARSVYKLKEIAKRFPGTFKPGMRVLDLGAAPGSWMLGAAEMIGPAGSILGADIQDTDTSFPANVTFMREDVFNRSEAFAAELAARAPFHVVMSDMAPSTTGHRGTDQARSALLYEEALEVAKQYLAPGGSFIVKVFLGPDVHAYMKAMRACFTTVKSFKPQSSRSESMETFYIGLGFRNLPPHDPGGEKGGAAKADSGAMNT; translated from the coding sequence ATGAAAAAGTATAGAGATTACTTCTTTTTAAAGGCCAAGCGGGAGAACTATCCCGCTCGGTCCGTCTACAAGCTCAAGGAGATCGCCAAGCGGTTCCCCGGCACGTTCAAGCCGGGCATGCGCGTGCTCGATCTCGGCGCCGCTCCCGGTTCCTGGATGCTCGGCGCGGCGGAAATGATCGGCCCCGCAGGGTCGATTCTCGGCGCGGATATCCAGGACACGGACACTTCCTTCCCGGCGAATGTAACCTTTATGCGGGAAGATGTCTTCAACCGGAGCGAGGCTTTTGCGGCGGAACTCGCCGCCCGCGCGCCGTTCCACGTGGTCATGTCGGACATGGCCCCGAGCACCACCGGCCATCGCGGCACGGACCAGGCCCGCTCGGCCCTGTTGTACGAGGAAGCGCTTGAGGTTGCAAAGCAGTACCTCGCGCCCGGCGGGAGCTTCATCGTCAAAGTTTTTCTGGGGCCGGACGTGCACGCCTACATGAAGGCCATGCGCGCCTGCTTCACCACGGTCAAGAGTTTCAAGCCGCAGAGTTCGCGCTCGGAAAGCATGGAAACATTTTATATCGGCCTCGGTTTCCGAAACCTTCCTCCCCACGATCCGGGAGGCGAGAAGGGCGGCGCGGCGAAAGCAGACTCTGGGGCAATGAATACGTGA
- the ruvB gene encoding ATP-dependent DNA helicase, component of RuvABC resolvasome (Evidence 2a : Function of homologous gene experimentally demonstrated in an other organism; PubMedId : 10844644, 10851230, 2842314, 3279394, 9442895, 9973614; Product type e : enzyme), whose product MISDDPFGPFPHAGEEKSVFEGKSRADDSVRPATLDDFIGHDDLRANLRVYLQAARERGKALDHTLFFGNPGLGKTTLAQIMASELGVNMVSTSGPVLERSGDLAAILTNLSRNDILFVDEIHRLPISVEEVLYPAMEDFKLDLVIGQGPGARTVKIDVEPFTLVGATTRYGLLSSPLRDRFGITLRLEFYSPEELARIVTRTSRILNVPLTEEGAFEIGRRSRGTPRIANRLLRRVRDFCTVHCRETVGAEEANHALSRMDVDDAGLDQLDRKLLSVIIEHYGGGPVGLKTLAVACSEDVRTIEEIYEPYLIQCGFLKRTPQGRVATSRAYRHMNLLG is encoded by the coding sequence ATGATAAGCGACGACCCCTTTGGCCCTTTCCCGCATGCCGGGGAAGAAAAAAGCGTGTTTGAGGGCAAATCCCGCGCGGATGATTCCGTGCGCCCCGCGACGCTGGACGACTTCATCGGCCACGACGATCTGCGGGCAAACCTGCGGGTCTATCTGCAGGCCGCGAGAGAACGGGGCAAGGCCCTGGACCACACGCTGTTTTTCGGCAATCCGGGCCTCGGCAAGACGACGTTGGCGCAGATCATGGCGTCCGAACTCGGGGTCAATATGGTGTCTACCTCCGGCCCGGTGCTGGAACGCAGCGGGGATTTGGCCGCCATCCTGACCAATTTGTCCCGCAACGACATCCTGTTCGTGGATGAAATCCACCGGTTGCCCATCTCGGTTGAGGAAGTGCTGTACCCGGCCATGGAGGATTTCAAACTCGATCTTGTCATCGGCCAGGGGCCGGGCGCCCGGACGGTGAAGATAGACGTGGAGCCCTTTACCCTGGTCGGCGCGACCACGCGGTACGGGCTCTTGTCCTCCCCGCTGCGCGACCGGTTCGGCATCACCCTGCGGCTGGAATTTTACTCTCCGGAAGAACTGGCCCGGATCGTCACGCGCACCTCCCGTATTTTGAACGTGCCGCTGACGGAAGAGGGCGCCTTTGAGATCGGCCGCCGCTCGCGCGGAACGCCGCGCATCGCCAACCGGCTGCTGCGGCGGGTGCGGGATTTTTGCACCGTGCACTGCAGGGAAACCGTGGGCGCGGAGGAGGCGAACCACGCGCTGTCACGGATGGACGTGGACGATGCGGGGCTGGACCAGTTGGACAGAAAGCTGCTGTCCGTCATCATCGAGCACTACGGCGGCGGCCCGGTGGGGTTGAAGACCCTGGCCGTGGCCTGCTCCGAGGACGTGCGCACGATCGAGGAAATTTACGAACCGTACCTCATCCAGTGCGGGTTCCTGAAACGGACCCCGCAAGGGCGCGTGGCCACCTCCAGGGCTTACCGCCATATGAATTTGTTAGGCTAA
- the tpx gene encoding putative thiol peroxidase (Evidence 3 : Function proposed based on presence of conserved amino acid motif, structural feature or limited homology) has product MERKNIITFKGNPFTLLGTPVNKGDKAPDFAVVANDLSPRTLADYKGKVCIISVVPSLDTGVCDLQTKRFNAEAAALGAHVRILTISCDLPFAQARWCGATGTTNLETLSDYKDVSFGMNYGVLIKELRLLTRAIFVVDTSGTVVYTEIVPEVTTAVNFDAALAAAKAAK; this is encoded by the coding sequence ATGGAACGGAAAAATATCATCACATTCAAAGGCAACCCTTTCACGCTGCTCGGCACCCCCGTGAACAAAGGCGACAAAGCCCCGGATTTCGCGGTTGTGGCCAACGACCTCTCGCCCCGCACACTTGCCGACTACAAGGGCAAAGTGTGCATCATTTCCGTCGTCCCCTCCCTGGATACCGGCGTCTGCGACTTGCAGACCAAGCGCTTTAACGCGGAAGCCGCCGCTCTTGGCGCCCATGTCCGGATACTGACGATCTCCTGCGACCTGCCCTTTGCCCAGGCCCGCTGGTGCGGCGCGACCGGCACCACCAACCTGGAAACCCTCTCCGACTATAAGGATGTTTCCTTCGGCATGAATTACGGCGTCCTGATTAAGGAATTGCGCCTTCTTACCCGGGCCATCTTCGTCGTCGACACCTCCGGCACGGTCGTCTACACCGAAATCGTGCCCGAAGTGACCACCGCCGTTAACTTTGACGCCGCCCTCGCCGCGGCCAAAGCCGCGAAATAA
- the dnaA gene encoding Chromosomal replication initiator protein DnaA: MTEAIWTTISANLQQRLEPGHYKVWIAPLAGCFDGTELVVHAVSAFAAGFVRDHFLPAIHAAAAAVVGKDIPVRITDAPVPSACRTVREDGVAGSEAGQPEAGQAVSQGRARDVSKSVPSLLTVPGGHENAPAAPLVAAPGRSWQPSAPLRLSPAFMAPASMAPAHAAPASGNGQYALPLRYDDAAFCISARAWRHSFEDFVVGPCNELAFAASRSMCKERKGADILFLSSSPGLGKTHLVQAVGQQLYKECNYRAPKVEYLTAEEFASRLVMAFKGNDTDRFKSRYRETDVLLLEDVHFLQGKEKIQEELLATIKTLQERGSKVIFSSSFMPRDLQNMSGELVSRLHSGFLAVIDRPDRAMRKKIFTEKARLSQVTLPEDVSDFLAESLDSDVRQIESCLHNLALKAKLLRCGITMQMAWEAVQYYAPCEKKLDLEKIIAYVSRGYGISSSQMCSKSRKRDLVVARNTVFFLARKHTDLSLEEIGTIFGRSHSTVIKGITSLEREMSRETSLGRQIAGAISLIERNGGIISPS, from the coding sequence ATGACAGAGGCGATATGGACGACAATCTCGGCGAATTTGCAACAGCGGCTTGAGCCGGGCCATTATAAGGTCTGGATCGCGCCTCTTGCAGGCTGCTTTGACGGCACGGAGCTCGTGGTTCATGCCGTCAGCGCCTTTGCCGCCGGGTTTGTGCGGGACCATTTTCTCCCGGCCATCCATGCCGCCGCGGCCGCCGTCGTCGGCAAGGACATTCCGGTCCGGATCACGGACGCCCCCGTACCCTCGGCTTGCCGGACGGTCCGCGAGGATGGCGTTGCCGGATCCGAAGCCGGTCAGCCCGAAGCCGGTCAGGCAGTCAGCCAAGGCCGCGCGCGGGACGTTTCCAAATCCGTCCCCTCCCTTCTTACCGTTCCCGGCGGACATGAGAACGCGCCCGCCGCGCCGCTTGTCGCCGCGCCGGGCCGGTCGTGGCAGCCGTCGGCCCCGCTGCGTCTTTCTCCGGCATTCATGGCTCCGGCATCCATGGCCCCGGCGCATGCGGCCCCTGCGTCCGGCAACGGGCAGTATGCCCTGCCGTTACGGTACGATGACGCGGCTTTTTGCATCAGCGCGCGGGCGTGGCGGCATTCGTTCGAGGATTTTGTCGTGGGCCCCTGCAATGAACTGGCGTTTGCCGCCTCGCGCAGCATGTGCAAGGAGAGAAAGGGGGCGGATATCCTGTTCCTGAGCTCCTCGCCGGGTCTTGGCAAGACGCACCTCGTCCAGGCGGTCGGGCAGCAACTCTATAAGGAGTGCAACTACCGCGCGCCCAAGGTGGAATACCTGACGGCCGAGGAGTTCGCTTCCCGCCTGGTGATGGCCTTCAAAGGCAACGACACGGACAGGTTCAAATCCCGCTACCGGGAAACGGATGTGTTGCTCCTTGAGGACGTGCACTTCCTGCAGGGCAAGGAAAAGATCCAGGAAGAACTGCTCGCGACCATCAAAACCCTCCAGGAGAGGGGGAGCAAAGTCATTTTTTCCAGTTCCTTCATGCCGCGTGATCTGCAGAACATGAGCGGCGAGCTTGTCTCCCGCCTGCACTCGGGGTTTCTGGCCGTCATTGATAGGCCGGACAGGGCCATGCGGAAGAAGATATTCACGGAAAAAGCCCGGCTCAGCCAGGTCACCCTTCCGGAGGACGTTTCCGATTTTCTTGCGGAAAGCCTCGACTCGGACGTGCGTCAGATCGAGAGCTGCCTGCACAACCTCGCCTTGAAAGCAAAACTGTTGCGCTGCGGCATCACGATGCAGATGGCTTGGGAGGCAGTGCAATATTACGCCCCCTGCGAAAAAAAACTTGACCTGGAAAAAATCATCGCCTATGTTTCGCGAGGCTATGGTATTTCTTCGTCCCAGATGTGTTCGAAGAGCCGTAAGAGAGATCTCGTCGTCGCCAGAAACACGGTTTTTTTCCTGGCGCGCAAGCATACGGATCTTTCGCTTGAAGAAATCGGTACTATTTTTGGCAGGAGCCATTCCACAGTGATCAAAGGCATAACCTCCCTGGAACGCGAAATGAGTCGCGAAACTTCTCTCGGTAGACAGATAGCGGGCGCTATCTCTCTTATCGAGCGGAACGGAGGCATTATTAGCCCCTCGTAA
- the ruvC gene encoding component of RuvABC resolvasome, endonuclease (Evidence 2a : Function of homologous gene experimentally demonstrated in an other organism; PubMedId : 10851230, 1657895, 1758493, 7923356, 9442895, 9973614; Product type cp : cell process) → MRTGAAVPGVTVLGIDPGSQCLGWGVVREESGVLRLLGCGTIRPKSEVFEQRLGEIFSALTAVIRQYAPDEAAVENVFVQKNVISALKLGQARGAAIAACAAAELPVIGYEPALIKKSLVGNGRAEKSQVSFMVGRILNVKPTWAVDAGDALGCAVCHCNMRRMQRLAGM, encoded by the coding sequence ATGCGGACCGGGGCCGCCGTACCCGGCGTGACGGTTCTGGGAATAGACCCCGGATCGCAATGCCTGGGCTGGGGCGTGGTGCGCGAGGAATCCGGCGTGCTGCGGCTCCTGGGTTGCGGCACGATCCGCCCCAAAAGCGAAGTGTTCGAGCAGCGGCTCGGCGAGATATTCAGCGCCCTGACCGCCGTGATCCGGCAATATGCCCCGGACGAGGCGGCCGTTGAAAACGTGTTCGTGCAAAAAAACGTGATCAGCGCGCTGAAGCTGGGCCAGGCGCGCGGCGCGGCCATTGCCGCCTGCGCGGCGGCGGAATTGCCCGTCATCGGGTACGAGCCCGCGCTGATCAAAAAAAGCTTGGTGGGCAACGGCCGGGCGGAAAAGTCCCAGGTCAGTTTCATGGTCGGGCGCATTCTTAACGTCAAGCCCACCTGGGCCGTGGATGCCGGCGACGCCCTCGGCTGCGCCGTCTGCCACTGCAACATGCGCCGCATGCAACGCTTGGCGGGTATGTAA